From the Lathyrus oleraceus cultivar Zhongwan6 chromosome 4, CAAS_Psat_ZW6_1.0, whole genome shotgun sequence genome, one window contains:
- the LOC127073448 gene encoding uncharacterized protein LOC127073448: protein MLPGVECARKRRLHQRREGCDPATTRSLCLYTRNLQTSTSSPSIPSSLERSMLKKKQSLIDEKLGGSAREAKRRLDEKLKASMKSEENQQQKRKSIFRGLLRQLKA, encoded by the exons ATGCTTCCAGGAGTTGAATGTGCTAGGAAGAGACGGTTGCATCAAAGAAGAGAAGGATGTGATCCCGCAACAACACGTTCTTTGTGTTTATATACACGAAACCTTCAAACTAGTACTTCTTCACCATCAATACCCTCTTCACTG GAAAGAAGCATGTTAAAGAAGAAACAGTCTTTGATTGATGAGAAACTGGGAGGATCAGCGAGAGAAGCCAAACGGAGATTAGATGAGAAGCTTAAAGCATCTATGAAGTCAGAAGAAAATCAACAGCAGAAAAGGAAAAGTATTTTTCGAGGTTTATTGCGGCAACTCAAAGCTTAG